In Allocoprobacillus halotolerans, a genomic segment contains:
- a CDS encoding PTS sugar transporter subunit IIB: MKIVLCCAGGFSTTMLMDSMKATVKNSAKLNEADFKFIAIPVDILQSEVEDCDVLVIGPQIAHKLDYIKPIIDPYKIPYVIVDQDTYGKMDGATVMKQALVARRKADLNK, from the coding sequence ATGAAAATTGTTTTATGTTGTGCAGGTGGTTTTTCTACAACAATGTTAATGGATAGCATGAAAGCAACTGTGAAAAACAGTGCAAAATTAAATGAAGCTGATTTTAAATTCATTGCGATTCCTGTAGACATTCTACAAAGTGAAGTAGAAGATTGTGATGTTTTAGTGATTGGACCACAAATTGCTCACAAACTTGACTACATTAAACCAATTATTGATCCATACAAAATTCCTTATGTCATTGTTGATCAAGATACATATGGAAAAATGGATGGAGCAACTGTTATGAAACAGGCATTGGTTGCTCGTAGAAAAGCAGATTTAAACAAATAA
- a CDS encoding PTS lactose/cellobiose transporter subunit IIA, with translation MTEMEKSIIGMISSAGQSKAKAFEALKKVRTGEYEQARQLLDEAREADVQAHTIQTKLIQAEMSGEGDKPEVGLLMVHAQDHYMTSQLARDLIEELINVFEEKEGK, from the coding sequence ATGACTGAAATGGAAAAAAGTATTATTGGAATGATTTCTTCAGCAGGACAAAGTAAAGCTAAAGCATTTGAAGCTTTGAAGAAAGTCAGAACAGGTGAGTATGAACAAGCAAGACAATTACTTGATGAAGCAAGGGAAGCTGATGTTCAGGCTCATACGATTCAAACAAAGCTTATCCAGGCAGAAATGAGTGGCGAAGGGGATAAGCCAGAAGTTGGGTTATTAATGGTTCATGCACAGGATCATTATATGACATCTCAATTAGCACGTGATCTAATTGAAGAATTAATAAATGTATTTGAAGAAAAGGAGGGAAAATAA
- the ypdE gene encoding aminopeptidase, with protein sequence MNSDLLKQLSQGDSVASHEDEIRRIAYKELKEYSDEIICDPLGSVIFHKKGKGQNPLKIMLSAHMDEVGFVVRYISDIGFLYLIALGGVIDKSKEMQIVRVTTEDGRKYVGLLNVTRDGDGKVKDMYVDIGCDSADEVKALGIETGNMVCFASTCKQIQPKVYMGKAMDDRSGCYVLIEAMKQLQDQDNDVYFALTSSEEVGVRGSKTATHLIQPDVFFAVDVANNPELVRNYTNHRLIGHGPMIVHYDKTLVPNTKLVKYVKDIAEKHNIPYQDDMLSGGGTDAGNAHLEAGGRLAMVLGIPLRYCHGSYSMVHSDDLENLIHLTLELIKMSGEELSAIKNFWEENEND encoded by the coding sequence ATGAATAGTGATTTGTTGAAACAATTATCTCAAGGAGATAGTGTGGCATCACATGAAGATGAAATCAGAAGAATTGCTTATAAAGAGTTAAAAGAATATAGTGATGAAATTATTTGTGATCCATTGGGAAGTGTTATTTTTCATAAAAAAGGAAAAGGACAAAATCCTTTAAAGATTATGTTGAGTGCTCATATGGATGAAGTTGGATTTGTGGTGAGATATATTTCAGATATTGGTTTCCTTTATTTAATTGCTCTTGGTGGTGTTATTGACAAAAGCAAAGAAATGCAAATTGTCAGGGTGACAACAGAAGATGGACGTAAATATGTAGGGTTGTTGAATGTCACAAGAGATGGCGATGGAAAAGTGAAAGATATGTACGTTGATATAGGTTGTGATAGCGCCGATGAAGTCAAGGCTTTAGGAATAGAAACTGGAAATATGGTTTGCTTTGCATCGACTTGTAAACAGATTCAGCCAAAGGTTTATATGGGAAAAGCTATGGATGATCGTAGTGGTTGCTATGTTTTGATTGAAGCAATGAAACAACTTCAAGATCAAGATAATGATGTATATTTTGCATTAACAAGCAGTGAAGAAGTAGGTGTAAGAGGTTCTAAAACAGCAACTCATCTGATACAACCTGATGTCTTTTTTGCAGTAGATGTAGCCAATAATCCAGAATTGGTTAGAAATTATACAAATCATCGTTTGATTGGACATGGTCCAATGATTGTTCATTATGATAAAACGTTAGTACCTAATACAAAATTAGTAAAATATGTAAAAGATATTGCGGAAAAACATAATATTCCTTATCAGGATGACATGTTAAGTGGAGGTGGAACAGATGCTGGCAATGCACATTTAGAAGCAGGAGGGCGTCTGGCAATGGTATTAGGTATTCCACTTCGTTATTGTCATGGGTCTTATTCAATGGTGCATAGTGATGATTTGGAAAATTTGATTCACTTAACACTTGAATTGATAAAAATGAGTGGTGAGGAGTTATCAGCAATCAAAAATTTTTGGGAGGAAAACGAAAATGACTGA